In the genome of Streptomyces sp. NBC_00433, the window GGAACGTCTGTCGCATGGTCGCCCGTACGATAATCGGCCAGATGTCCTCAAGGCCCGTATGTTGAAAGGGGGCGCAATGCGACACTTCGGACACCTCGCCGCGGAGACGAGGGAAGAACTGTTCCACCGCGAGCCGCAGGAGTTCACAGCCGACTCGCCGGCTCACACGCTCGCCGCCGCCCTCGGGGCCACTCTCTACAGCCCCGGCACCCGCACCACCCTCGCCGACGACGTGCGCAAGCAGGCCGCCCGCGGGGTGGTGTCCATGGTCCTGTGCCTTGAGGACTCCATCGACGACCGGGACGTGCCCGCGGGCGAGGCCAACCTCGTCCGGCAGTTCCGCGAGCTCGCCGACCAGCCCGGCGCCGCCGGCGAGATCCCGCTGCTCTTCATCCGGGTCCGCACCCCCGCCCAGATCACCGACCTCGTGGAGCGCCTCGGCGACAGCGTGGAACTGCTCTCCGGCTTCGTCCTGCCCAAATTCACCGAGGAGAGCGGCGTCCCCTTCCTGGAGGCGCTCAGCGCCGCGGAGGCCGCCTGCGGCCGCCGGCTCTTCGCCATGCCGGTCCTTGAGTCGCCCGAGCTGCTGCACCTGGAGAGCCGCGTCGAGACGCTCTACGGCATCTCCAGGACCGTCGACAAATACCGCGACCGGGTGCTCGCCCTGCGCCTCGGCGTGACCGATTTCTGCTCCACCTACGGGCTGCGCCGCGCCCCCGCCATGACCGCCTACGACGTCCAGATCGTCGCGGCGGTGATCGCCGACGTCGTCAACGTCCTCGGCCGCGCCGACGGCAGCGGCTTCGTCGTGACAGGACCGGTCTGGGAGTACTTCCGCCACCAGGAGCGGATGTTCAAGCCGCAGCTGCGCCGCAGCCCCTTCAGCCCCGAGGCCGAGGACCTGCGCGAGGCGCTGCTGGAGCGCGACATGGACGGCCTGCTGCGCGAGATCGAGCTGGACCGCGCCAACGGACTCCAGGGCAAGACCTGCATCCACCCCACCCACGTGCCCGTCGTGCACGCGCTGAGCGTGGTCACCCACGAGGAATTCAGCGACGCGGCCGACATCCTGCACCAGGACCGCAGCGGCGGCGGCGTCCTGCGCTCCGCCTACACGAACAAGATGAACGAGGTCAAGCCGCACCGGGCCTGGGCCGAGCGCACCCTGCGCAGGGCCGAGGCCTTCGGCGTCGCCCGCGAGAGCATCAGCTTCGTCGAGCTGCTCGCGGCCGGCCTGCCGCAGACCTGACCAGGCATCCTGGTAGCAATCATGGAATCCACGGAAGAAGACCGCCACCGCATGCTGACGACGACACCGCCCTGGACGGGTCAGTGGGTCGCCGACCGCCTCGGCATCGCGCTGCACGGCGAGGGACCGCACGGCGAGAGCCTGCGCGACCTGCTGGGCCTGGCCCTGCGGCGCAATCCCAAGCGCGCCCACCTGCTCGTGTCGAACGTGCTCGGCAAACACGTGCCGCAGCGCCCCGGCACGGTCTACGGGCACGCCTACGACCTCGGCCTGCGGGTCCGCGCCCTGCTGGGCGAGCGGGAGGCCGCCAGGGCCGTCGTCGTCGGCTACGCCGAGACCGCCACCGGGCTCGGCCACGCGGTCGCCGACGGCGTCGGAGCCGTGCCCTACCTGCACTCCACCCGGCGCGAGGTGCCCGGCCTGGCCTCCGGCGGCGCCTTCGAGGAGGAGCACAGCCACGCCACCGGCCACCTGCTGCTCCCCGAGGACCCCCGCCTGCTCGGCGGCGCCGGACCGCTGGTCCTGGTCGACGACGAGTTCTCCACCGGGCAGACCGTCCTCAACACCGTCCGCGACCTGCACCGCCGCCACCCGCGCGAGCGCTACGTGGTCGTCGCCCTCACCGACATGCGCTCCCCGGCCGACCACGCCAGGCTCGCCGCCGCCGCCGCGGAGATCGGCGCCCGCGTCGACGTCCTGTCGATGGCCTCGGGCGCGGTGACCCTCCCCGAGGGTGTGCTGGCCCGCGCGCAGGCCCTGGTGGCCTCCTGCCGGCCCGCCGACGCCCCGCAGGCCCCCGCGGCGCCCCCAGCCCCGCAGGCCCCCGCGGCGCCCCCGGTCCGGGTCGCCCTCGACTGGCCCGCCGGGATACCCGACGGCGGCAGGCACGGCTTCCTGCCCGCGCACCGCGAGCGCTTGGAGGCCGCGCTGCCCGCGATGGGCGCCCGCATCACCGCCGCCCTGCCCCCCGGCGCCCGCCGGGTCCTCGTCCTGGGCAACGAGGAGCTGATGTACGTACCGCTGCGGCTCGCGCAGGCACTGGAGGCGCACAGCGGCGTCGAGGCGTACTTCTCCAGCACCACCCGCTCACCCGTACTCGCCGTCGACGACCCCGGCTACGCCATCCGCAGCCGCCTGGTCTTCCCCGCCCACGACGAACCCGCCGACAGCGGATCGCGCGAGCGGTACGCCTACAACATCGCCGGCGGCGGCTTCGACGCCGTGCTCTGTGTCGTCGACTCCGCGGGGGACACCCCCGCCCTGCACGCGCCCGGCGGGCTGCTCGCCGGGCTCGCCGCGCACACCGGCACGGTGCTGCTCGCCGTCGTGCCCTCCTACCGACCGAACGGAAACCCTGGCCCCATGAGTGCATCCACCAGGCCGCTGCGCGGACCCGCCTTCGGATCGTATGCGGCGGACGAGGTGGGCTGGCTCCTCAAGGACCTCTCCGACGTCCCCCTCGAAGCCCCCACCGAGGAGCGCGAGGAGGCCATACAGAGCGGCGGCGCCCACTACGCGGAATCCCTGCCGGTCGAATACCAGCCCAGCCCCGCCTACCAGGAGCTGTTCAAGGCCGCGCTGGCGACCTCGGCCGAGCGGATCGCCCGCGCCGTCGGCGCCGTCACCGAACTCGTGCTGGCCGAACGCGGCCCGGACGCCGTCCTGGTGTCACTGGCCAGGGCCGGCACCCCCGTCGGCGTCCTGATGCGCCGCTGGGCCAAGCACGCCCACGGCCTCGACCTGCCGCACTACGCCGTCTCCATCGTCCGCGGCCGCGGCATCGACCCGACCGCGCTGAGCTGGCTGGCCGCCCACCACGACCCGGCCGACGCCGTCTTCGTCGACGGCTGGACGGGCAAGGGCGCCATCACCCGCGAACTGGCCGACGCCATGGCCGACTTCCCCGGCTTCCGCCCGGAGATCGCGGTCCTCGCCGACCCCGGCGGCTGCGTGTCCACCTACGGCACCCGCGACGACTTCCTGATCCCCTCCGCGTGCCTCAACTCCACGGTCTCCGGGCTCGTGTCGCGCACCGTGCTGCGCGCCGACCTCATCGGACCCGGCGAATTCCACGGCGCCAAGTTCTACCGCGACCTGGCAGGCGCGGACGTCTCCGCGCTCTTCCTCGACACCGTCACCGCCGCCTTCGACGCGGTCGGCGACGGCGTCGCCGAGGACGTCAAGTCGCTCCGCTCCCAGGACCGTTCGCCCACCTGGGCCGGCTGGGCCGCCGTCGAGCGGATCAGCGAGGAATACGGCATCGGCGACATCAACCTCGTCAAGCCAGGCGTCGGCGAGACCACCCGGGTGCTGCTGCGCCGCGTCCCCTGGAAGATCCTCGCCCAGCGCGGCGCCGGCTCCGACCTCGACCACGTGCGGCTGCTCGCCGAGCAGCGCGGGGTGCCCGTCGAGGAGACCGACGGACTGCCCTACTCGTGCGTCGGCCTCATCCACCCCCGCTACACCCGCGGCGCCACCGGCACCGACGGCAAGGCGGTGTCGGGCCTGTGAGCCGCATCTACAGCCGGACGATCGTCGCCAGCGACCTCGACCGCACCCTCATCTACTCCGCCGCCGCACTCGCCCTGGCCATGCCCGACGAGGAGGCGCCCCGGCTGCTGACCGTCGAGGTCCACGAGGCCAGGCCGCTGTCCTACATGACCGAGGCAGCGGGTCGGCTGCTGGTCGAACTCGCCGACACCGTACGCTTCGTGCCCGCCACGACCCGTACGCGCAAGCAGTACCGCCGCGTCAGCCTGCCCGGACCCCAGCCGAGTTACGCGATCTGCGCGAACGGAGGGCACCTGCTGGTCAGCGGCCGCACCGACCACGACTGGAACGCCGAGATGCGCCGTCGGCTTGCCGACGGCTCGGCTCCCCTGGCCGAGGTGCGGGCGCACCTCGCCGCCACCGCGGACCCCGAATGGCTCCGCAAGGAGCGCGTCGCCGAGGAGCTCTTCGCCTACCTCGTCGTCGACCGCGACCGCCTCCCCGGCGGCTGGGTCAAGGAACTCGCCGCCTGGGCCGACCCCCTGGGCTGGACCGTCTCCCTCCAGGGCCGCAAGGTCTACGCCGTCCCCAAGCCCCTGTCCAAGAGCGCCGCCCTCGCCGAGGTCGTCCGCCGCACCGGCGCGGACCGCGTCCTGGCCGCGGGTGACTCCCTCCTCGACGCGGATCTCCTCGCGGCGGCGGACGCCGGCTGGACGCCGGGCCACGGCGAACTCGCCGACACGGGCTGGACGGCGCCCCACGTCGTGGCCCTCACCACATCCGGCGTGGCCGCCGGCGAACAGATCCTCCGTCGGTTCCTGGCCACGGCTGCCGCGTAAGCCCTTCGCGCTGCGCTCACGCCCCCACGGCCCTGGGGGTCCTGCCCCTTGCGGCGCGCTGCCTGCCCGCGGCCGCGTGGGGGCTGTGCGCTCCGTTCTCCCCCAGAGCCTGGGGGTGCCCCCACGCGCCCCTGGGCGGGTGCCACTTGCGATGGCGTTCACAGTTGCGGTCCGTCGTGGCTGGTCGCGCAGGTCCCGCGCCCCTTTGGGTTCGCGTCCTCCGCCGTCAGGTGTCTGCCCCTGGCAAGGGCCGGGCTGTGGGCAGGAGAGCACGCGTTTTTGAGGGGCGCGGGGAACTGCGCGCCGCATCACGATGCACGCGCAGGCAAGCAACGCACCGCAAGGGGCAATCACCCAGGGGCGCGTGGGATACCCCCACGTGGAGCTCTGGGGGAGAACGGAGCGACAAGCCCCCGCCGGGACGCGGGCAAGCATCGCACCCCCTGGGCTAAGGGTCCCGGGGGGAGACGACCCTCGTGCAGAAGGGGCGGGTGGATTCGACGCGGGAAGCGTTGACGCGTTCGCTCGACGCGATGAAGGCGCGGGCTTCGAGCTCGGTGCGGCCACCCCGCATATGGCGCCGCAAAAGGCGCCGCTCGCGCAGACGCCGCGGCGTCTCGACGTACCAGAGCTGGTCGAGCAGATCGCGCACCTGCTCCCAGCCGGGCCCGTCATCGGCGAGGTAGTTGCCCTCGGTCACGACGAGCGCGGTCCCTGCCGGGACGACGAGTCCCGCGGCCACCGGCTCGTCGAGCCGCCGGTCGAAGTCGGGTGCGTACACCGCGCGTGAGCGCTCCGCGCGGAGGCGCCGCAGGAGGACGACGTAGCCGTCGACGTCGAAGGTCTCCGGCGCCCCCTTGCGGTCGCGCAGGTGGAGCCGGTCCAACTGGGCGTTGGACAGATGGAAACCGTCCATCGGGACGTACGCGGCGGTGCCGGCGCCGAGCCGGTCGTTCACGCCGGCGACGAGGCGGCGGGCCAGCGTCGACTTGCCGGCGGCGGGTGCACCCGCCAGGCCCAGCAGCGCGCGGCGGCCTGGAATGCTGGGCACCAGGGCGA includes:
- a CDS encoding HAD family hydrolase; this translates as MSRIYSRTIVASDLDRTLIYSAAALALAMPDEEAPRLLTVEVHEARPLSYMTEAAGRLLVELADTVRFVPATTRTRKQYRRVSLPGPQPSYAICANGGHLLVSGRTDHDWNAEMRRRLADGSAPLAEVRAHLAATADPEWLRKERVAEELFAYLVVDRDRLPGGWVKELAAWADPLGWTVSLQGRKVYAVPKPLSKSAALAEVVRRTGADRVLAAGDSLLDADLLAAADAGWTPGHGELADTGWTAPHVVALTTSGVAAGEQILRRFLATAAA
- a CDS encoding nucleoside/nucleotide kinase family protein — encoded protein: MLVDDAVALVPSIPGRRALLGLAGAPAAGKSTLARRLVAGVNDRLGAGTAAYVPMDGFHLSNAQLDRLHLRDRKGAPETFDVDGYVVLLRRLRAERSRAVYAPDFDRRLDEPVAAGLVVPAGTALVVTEGNYLADDGPGWEQVRDLLDQLWYVETPRRLRERRLLRRHMRGGRTELEARAFIASSERVNASRVESTRPFCTRVVSPRDP
- a CDS encoding phosphoribosyltransferase translates to MESTEEDRHRMLTTTPPWTGQWVADRLGIALHGEGPHGESLRDLLGLALRRNPKRAHLLVSNVLGKHVPQRPGTVYGHAYDLGLRVRALLGEREAARAVVVGYAETATGLGHAVADGVGAVPYLHSTRREVPGLASGGAFEEEHSHATGHLLLPEDPRLLGGAGPLVLVDDEFSTGQTVLNTVRDLHRRHPRERYVVVALTDMRSPADHARLAAAAAEIGARVDVLSMASGAVTLPEGVLARAQALVASCRPADAPQAPAAPPAPQAPAAPPVRVALDWPAGIPDGGRHGFLPAHRERLEAALPAMGARITAALPPGARRVLVLGNEELMYVPLRLAQALEAHSGVEAYFSSTTRSPVLAVDDPGYAIRSRLVFPAHDEPADSGSRERYAYNIAGGGFDAVLCVVDSAGDTPALHAPGGLLAGLAAHTGTVLLAVVPSYRPNGNPGPMSASTRPLRGPAFGSYAADEVGWLLKDLSDVPLEAPTEEREEAIQSGGAHYAESLPVEYQPSPAYQELFKAALATSAERIARAVGAVTELVLAERGPDAVLVSLARAGTPVGVLMRRWAKHAHGLDLPHYAVSIVRGRGIDPTALSWLAAHHDPADAVFVDGWTGKGAITRELADAMADFPGFRPEIAVLADPGGCVSTYGTRDDFLIPSACLNSTVSGLVSRTVLRADLIGPGEFHGAKFYRDLAGADVSALFLDTVTAAFDAVGDGVAEDVKSLRSQDRSPTWAGWAAVERISEEYGIGDINLVKPGVGETTRVLLRRVPWKILAQRGAGSDLDHVRLLAEQRGVPVEETDGLPYSCVGLIHPRYTRGATGTDGKAVSGL
- a CDS encoding HpcH/HpaI aldolase/citrate lyase family protein; the protein is MRHFGHLAAETREELFHREPQEFTADSPAHTLAAALGATLYSPGTRTTLADDVRKQAARGVVSMVLCLEDSIDDRDVPAGEANLVRQFRELADQPGAAGEIPLLFIRVRTPAQITDLVERLGDSVELLSGFVLPKFTEESGVPFLEALSAAEAACGRRLFAMPVLESPELLHLESRVETLYGISRTVDKYRDRVLALRLGVTDFCSTYGLRRAPAMTAYDVQIVAAVIADVVNVLGRADGSGFVVTGPVWEYFRHQERMFKPQLRRSPFSPEAEDLREALLERDMDGLLREIELDRANGLQGKTCIHPTHVPVVHALSVVTHEEFSDAADILHQDRSGGGVLRSAYTNKMNEVKPHRAWAERTLRRAEAFGVARESISFVELLAAGLPQT